The DNA region TGCGTCGATGTTAAGGATGAACTCACATCGCCGATTGTCTACGCGGTCCCCCTCCAGCTCATAGCCTACTACACAGCGTTAGAACTGGGCAGGAATCCGGATAAGCCGAGGAACTTGGCCAAGAGCGTTACTGTGGAGTGATCACTCCAACGTGACGAAGAGGACGTTGTTTCCCCTTATGAAGAGCGTTCCCACGCTCCTCCTCACTTCCCCAGATATGGGATCGATCTCCCTGGCAGAGTCCAGAACCAGGTTCATCATCTCATCGTATACCA from Candidatus Korarchaeota archaeon NZ13-K includes:
- a CDS encoding RNA-binding protein, coding for MEGQNRNLPLSHLKKSHGAEVTVRLKNGSQIVGKLVVYDEMMNLVLDSAREIDPISGEVRRSVGTLFIRGNNVLFVTLE